A single Niveibacterium umoris DNA region contains:
- a CDS encoding TfoX/Sxy family protein, with protein sequence MARRNEYVDWLCERLAPLGSIRARRMFGAWGLYSGEFFFAIVSDDVFYVKADAVSEADFLREGLTPFTYAMKDGTPQSLRYYPLPESAIDDDGEFLRWARKGVEAALRAPRKLRRPEA encoded by the coding sequence GTGGCAAGACGCAATGAATACGTCGACTGGCTGTGCGAGCGCCTGGCACCGCTGGGTAGCATCCGCGCGCGGCGCATGTTCGGCGCCTGGGGGCTCTACAGCGGCGAGTTCTTCTTCGCCATCGTCAGCGACGATGTGTTCTATGTGAAGGCCGATGCGGTCAGCGAAGCGGACTTCCTGCGCGAAGGGCTGACGCCCTTTACCTACGCGATGAAGGACGGCACGCCGCAGTCGCTGCGCTACTACCCGCTACCTGAAAGTGCGATCGACGACGATGGCGAATTCTTGCGCTGGGCGAGGAAGGGCGTTGAGGCGGCATTGCGCGCGCCGCGCAAGTTGCGGCGGCCCGAAGCCTGA